A genomic segment from Castor canadensis chromosome 1, mCasCan1.hap1v2, whole genome shotgun sequence encodes:
- the P2ry2 gene encoding P2Y purinoceptor 2, with translation MATDLSPWNDTTNDTWDGDELGYRCRFNEDFKYVLLPVSYGVVCVLGLGLNVVALYIFLCRLKNWNASTTYMFHLAVSDSLYAASLPLLVYYYARGDHWPFSTVLCKLVRFLFYTNLYCSILFLTCISVHRCLGVLRPLHSLRWGRAHYARRVAAVVWVLVLACQAPVLYFVTTSVRGARITCHDTSAPDLFSHFVAYSSVMLGLLFAVPFAVILVCYVLMARRLLKPAYGTTGGLPRAKRKSVRTIALVLAVFTLCFLPFHVTRTLYYSFRSLDLSCHTLNAINMAYKITRPLASANSCLDPVLYFLAGQRLVRFARDAKPPTDPTSVPQAHCRLGLHRSGRSDTKRKVLASSEDSRSIQAGSENTKDIRL, from the coding sequence ATGGCAACAGACCTGAGCCCCTGGAATGACACCACCAATGACACCTGGGATGGAGATGAGCTGGGCTACAGGTGCCGCTTCAACGAGGACTTCAAGTATGTGCTACTGCCCGTGTCCTACGGTGTGGTGTGCGTGCTCGGGCTGGGTCTGAACGTTGTGGCACTCTACATCTTCTTGTGCCGCCTCAAGAACTGGAATGCCTCCACCACGTATATGTTCCACTTGGCTGTGTCCGACTCACTGTACGCCGCCTCCTTGCCACTGCTGGTCTATTACTACGCCCGGGGTGACCACTGGCCCTTCAGCACAGTGCTCTGCAAGCTGGTTCGCTTCCTCTTCTACACCAACCTGTACTGCAGCATCCTCTTCCTCACCTGCATCAGTGTGCACCGGTGCCTGGGCGTCCTGCGTCCTCTACACTCCCTGCGCTGGGGCAGGGCCCACTATGCCCGCCGGGTGGCAGCAGTCGTGTGGGTGCTGGTGCTGGCCTGCCAGGCACCTGTGCTCTACTTTGTCACCACCAGTGTGCGCGGGGCCCGTATCACCTGCCATGACACCTCAGCTCCTGACCTGTTCAGTCACTTTGTGGCCTACAGCTCTGTCATGCTGGGCCTGCTCTTCGCAGTGCCCTTTGCTGTCATCCTGGTCTGTTACGTGCTCATGGCACGGCGGCTGCTCAAGCCAGCTTACGGGACCACGGGAGGCCTGCCACGGGCCAAGCGCAAGTCAGTGCGCACCATTGCCCTGGTGCTGGCTGTCTTCaccctctgcttcctgcctttcCACGTCACCCGCACCCTCTACTACTCCTTCCGCTCACTTGATCTCAGCTGCCACACCCTCAATGCCATCAACATGGCATACAAGATCACCCGGCCACTGGCCAGTGCCAACAGTTGCCTTGACCCTGTGCTCTACTTCCTGGCAGGGCAGAGGCTTGTCCGCTTTGCCCGAGATGCCAAGCCACCCACAGACCCTACCTCTGTCCCCCAGGCTCACTGCCGGCTAGGCCTGCACAGGTCTGGCAGAAGTGACACCAAGAGGAAAGTGTTGGCCAGCAGTGAGGACTCCAGGTCCATTCAAGCAGGGAGTGAGAACACTAAAGACATCCGACTCTAG